A single genomic interval of Asinibacterium sp. OR53 harbors:
- a CDS encoding family 43 glycosylhydrolase, whose protein sequence is MAQKALNLIAGIKRNSPAFDSSVFYTHVKTYVNPVLPGDYPDPTLLKVGDDFYHCGSSFHFTPYLPIYHSRDLVHWEVISRVVPPAKAKFVTDRPSAGIWQGAITYFYGSYWIYFSSNGQWFSKAPSPKGPWSTPVQVKTNPSTGNLGYDNSIFVDDNGKPYMVIKNGQKVNRIQAIGRDGQLTDTVINLDWINANLQYSWAEGPVMCKRNGYYYYFPAGDVSGGQYVLRTSALTSDSTKWERLGSFFKPITDTNTAFRSPNHIAAPVQLSDGTWWTIGQSYERKANDDWSGMGRQTSLYQVIWEGDRPWGVAPTSEPLVKPNLPQSGILWRSADSDYFDKDSLNLCWHFLTQKAAAQYSLSARKGWLRLSPGTERTHIVQKETGHYYAAVTRVDLNAANSTSKAGIYLTNGNQRIFVRLYSGYDGGKKIIFNFDTTTHEIANSFGNVVWLKLVRAEHNLTAFCSGDGKKWTPVGSSISSVNLDKAQPNWNSWVGTSIGLFAEGKPADFDLFVCKDGFSSLPAAGYSNYYGVETISRGAEKMVTNNSLLGGWFMISGVELGRDKNVASVVEVLASSKTKANLEIWLDDLTTGKLIATIPITATGGKNNWKVFAKAVKNVSGHHAVFVKFPKGSAGDVSVRSIRFRSNKSSNPRII, encoded by the coding sequence ATGGCTCAAAAAGCATTGAACCTTATAGCGGGTATCAAAAGAAATTCGCCGGCCTTCGATTCGTCGGTTTTTTATACCCATGTGAAAACCTATGTGAACCCTGTATTACCCGGCGACTACCCGGATCCCACTTTGCTGAAAGTGGGCGATGATTTTTATCATTGCGGTTCAAGTTTTCATTTTACACCTTATCTGCCCATTTATCATTCGAGAGATTTAGTGCATTGGGAAGTGATCAGCCGGGTAGTTCCACCTGCAAAAGCAAAGTTTGTTACGGACCGGCCATCGGCGGGAATATGGCAGGGAGCTATTACTTATTTCTATGGTTCTTACTGGATTTATTTTTCGTCCAATGGCCAGTGGTTTTCCAAAGCCCCTTCACCCAAAGGGCCCTGGTCGACTCCGGTACAGGTAAAAACCAATCCTTCTACAGGAAATCTTGGCTATGATAACTCCATTTTTGTTGATGATAATGGTAAGCCATACATGGTGATAAAAAATGGCCAGAAAGTAAACCGGATTCAGGCAATTGGAAGAGACGGACAGCTAACAGACACCGTTATTAATTTGGATTGGATCAATGCCAATTTGCAATACAGTTGGGCTGAAGGGCCGGTGATGTGCAAACGCAATGGTTATTATTATTATTTTCCGGCAGGGGATGTATCGGGCGGACAATATGTGTTGCGGACTTCTGCATTGACAAGTGATTCTACTAAATGGGAAAGACTTGGAAGCTTCTTTAAACCGATTACTGATACCAATACTGCTTTCAGAAGTCCAAACCATATCGCCGCGCCTGTTCAATTGTCTGACGGCACCTGGTGGACGATTGGTCAGAGCTATGAACGGAAAGCTAATGATGACTGGTCGGGTATGGGCCGTCAGACATCATTGTACCAGGTGATTTGGGAGGGCGACCGTCCCTGGGGTGTGGCGCCTACAAGCGAACCGTTGGTAAAACCCAATCTTCCGCAATCGGGCATTCTGTGGCGCAGCGCAGACTCTGATTATTTCGACAAGGATTCCTTAAATCTATGCTGGCATTTTTTAACCCAAAAAGCGGCAGCACAATATTCTCTTTCCGCAAGAAAGGGCTGGCTGCGGCTCAGTCCGGGTACAGAGAGGACACATATTGTGCAAAAAGAGACAGGTCACTATTATGCTGCAGTAACAAGGGTTGACCTCAATGCCGCGAATTCAACTTCAAAAGCAGGGATCTATCTGACCAACGGAAACCAAAGAATTTTTGTACGGCTTTACAGTGGTTATGATGGCGGAAAAAAAATTATTTTCAATTTCGATACAACAACACATGAAATAGCCAATTCGTTCGGTAATGTGGTTTGGCTGAAATTAGTTAGAGCCGAGCATAACTTGACTGCTTTTTGCAGCGGCGATGGAAAAAAATGGACACCTGTCGGATCGTCCATCAGTTCTGTAAATTTGGATAAGGCACAACCCAATTGGAATTCATGGGTGGGAACAAGCATTGGCTTGTTTGCCGAAGGCAAACCCGCCGACTTTGATCTGTTTGTGTGCAAAGATGGATTTTCTTCTCTCCCTGCTGCAGGCTACAGCAATTACTACGGTGTGGAAACCATCAGCCGGGGTGCAGAAAAAATGGTTACCAATAATTCACTGCTTGGCGGCTGGTTTATGATTTCAGGTGTTGAACTGGGCAGGGATAAAAATGTGGCATCTGTTGTTGAAGTGCTCGCTTCTTCAAAAACAAAAGCAAACCTTGAAATTTGGCTGGATGATTTAACAACAGGAAAGCTTATTGCAACAATACCCATTACCGCAACAGGGGGCAAAAATAATTGGAAGGTATTTGCCAAAGCAGTGAAGAATGTTTCAGGACATCATGCTGTATTTGTGAAGTTTCCGAAAGGAAGTGCAGGAGACGTGTCTGTCCGTTCGATTCGCTTTCGGTCAAATAAATCTTCAAATCCTCGTATAATATGA